Proteins encoded together in one Diabrotica undecimpunctata isolate CICGRU chromosome 3, icDiaUnde3, whole genome shotgun sequence window:
- the LOC140436601 gene encoding farnesyl pyrophosphate synthase-like, producing MLTTILKNTCSRRTQLAWFSLKNVDKNNIENSPFQTECKPVDLSFETNKMYALFPSICEEIVDKQLVYHRAYPELRERYSRLLQYTVNIDEPRYIGKGIFSVYAYRMLEKPSVLTDDNLKKACILGWCQRMIDVSVIIDDDIFDISDLRYNKPTWQSLKGVGRDKATLDAAFVESSVWYLLINHFKSHKFFGDILQQVLMSYAVTNISQCLELTKYNVSELEKYTYSMRGYGFALPLLRTALYLANIDDKDAHNFSEKLSIKMSHFIKVEDDFNGVFNPMSDIQKSCTDISEGRPSWLAIQAYQRSSPAQRTLLEQHYGRANKESVQKCYELFKELELDKVFTKYREDFYNQIYLSIHKDVPKNLPKELYLNFLNFCTTGALRV from the exons ATGTTAACAACTATATTAAAAAATACGTGTTCAAGACGTACACAATTAGCTTGGTTCAGTTTAAAAAATGTGGATAAAAACAATATCGAAAATTCTCC ATTCCAAACCGAATGTAAACCAGTTGATTTGTCCTTTGAAACGAATAAAATGTACGCCTTGTTTCCTTCTATTTGTGAAGAAATTGTTGATAAACAGCTTGTTTACCATCGAGCATATCCGGAACTCAGAGAAAGGTATTCCCGTCTGTTACAGTATACTGTCAACATAGATGAGCCAAGATATATTGGTAAGGGAATATTTTCTGTGTATGCCTACAGAATGCTGGAGAAGCCTTCAGTACTTACAGACGATAACCTCAAGAAAGCTTGCATACTTGGATGGTGCCAGAGAATG ATTGACGTTAGTGTAATAATCGACGATGACATTTTTGATATCTCAGATCTGAGGTACAATAAACCAACTTGGCAATCTCTTAAAGGTGTTGGACGTGACAAAGCAACCTTAGACGCAGCATTTGTGGAATCATCAGTATGGTATcttttaataaatcatttcaaATCGCATAAGTTTTTTGGTGATATTCTGCAACAAGTTCTGATGTCGTATGCTGTTACCAATATATCTCAATGTTTGGAACTAACAAAATATAACGTTAGCGAATTGGAAAAGTATACCTATTCTATGAGAGGATATGGTTTTGCCTTACCATTGCTAAGAACAGCTTTATATTTGGCTAATATTGACGATAAGGATGCACACAACTTTTCGGAAAAACTATCTATAAAAATGTCACATTTCATTAAAGTTGAG GACGATTTCAATGGAGTGTTTAACCCAATGTCAGACATACAGAAGTCATGTACTGATATCTCAGAAGGAAGACCTTCGTGGCTAGCAATTCAAGCTTATCAGAGAAGTAGCCCAGCTCAAAGGACCCTACTAGAACAACATTACGGTAGAGCTAATAAAGAATCAGTACAAAAATGTTATGAGTTATTCAAAGAACTTGAACTGGATAAGGTTTTTACAAAATATAGGGAAGATTTCTACAATCAGATTTATTTAAGTATTCATAAAGATGTGCCAAAAAATTTACCTAAGGAattatatttgaattttttaaatttctgtaCTACTGGTGCATTGAgagtttaa